From Seriola aureovittata isolate HTS-2021-v1 ecotype China chromosome 20, ASM2101889v1, whole genome shotgun sequence, a single genomic window includes:
- the LOC130161044 gene encoding probable cationic amino acid transporter codes for MAAWLGRVSLGDAWYNMYSRLLRTKPVGAMAHSGDDLTELAEGSPVGLAKVLTTVDLVSLGVGSCVGTGMYVVAGLVAKAMAGPGVILSFIIAAVASILSGVCYAEFGVRVPKTTGSAYTYSYVTVGEFVAFFIGWNLILEYLIGTAAGASALSSMFDSLANHSISNYMITHLGTLRGLGKGEDTYPDLLALFIALLVTAIIALGVRNSVGLNNVLNVVNLVVWVFMIIAGLFFLSASNWEGGKFLPYGWSGVMQGAATCFYAFIGFDIIATTGEEAKNPNTSIPYAITASLVTCLTAYVSVSVILTLMVPYELIDGQAPLMEMFAVHGFLWGKYTVAVGSIAGLTVSLLGSLFPLPRVIYAMARDGLLFRFLTQVSALTHTPTVACVVSGSFAAVLALLVSLRDLIEMMSIGTLLAYTLVSVCVLLLRYQPDEQTDTHQFDSGEDVGGLKLQDDGAAPTKDEQMLIEGDDGSSSYHAGGTEGEGDESNFHTGHAPLLKRLLGGHYYTLRLRLGMPDASARPTPATGRIVTRCTLLLFIMSFLMWSTVIFGVEQGTGAAAVFSGLMATAMAGSMAKLLITIIQQPESTRRLPYMAPCVPFVPAAAILVNSYLMLKLSPLTWARFTIWCLIGLLIYACYGVWHSTLELNAREQQAHASSYRCYDDHLDDTFSPDDDLYPQEQDERPYQGWSAPEERGYQHQQQHNQHQEENQEEVREGEQYEDGGDQYGYQSGPGGQYTSRGGRSRGRTNHGFDAGEDED; via the exons ATGGCGGCGTGGCTGGGCCGGGTGTCCCTGGGCGACGCCTGGTACAACATGTACTCCCGCCTTCTGCGAACCAAACCTGTGGGCGCCATGGCTCACAGCGGCGACGACCTCACCGAGCTCGCAGAGGGGTCGCCGGTTGGTCTCGCCAAGGTCCTGACCACCGTGGACTTGGTGTCGCTCGGGGTGGGCAGCTGCGTCGGCACGGGGATGTATGTGGTCGCCGGGCTGGTTGCCAAGGCCATGGCCGGGCCGGGGGTCATCCTGTCTTTTATCATCGCGGCGGTGGCCTCCATCTTGTCAG GTGTGTGCTACGCAGAGTTTGGCGTCCGCGTCCCCAAAACGACCGGCTCGGCCTACACCTACAGCTACGTGACCGTCGGAGAGTTTGTGGCGTTCTTCATCGGCTGGAACTTGATCCTGGAGTACCTGATCGGCACGGCGGCGGGGGCGTCCGCTCTCAGCAGCATGTTCGACTCTCTGGCCAATCACAGCATCAGTAACTACATGATAACACACCTGGGCACGCTCCGAGGGCTCG gtaAAGGTGAGGACACGTACCCGGACCTGCTGGCCCTCTTCATCGCCCTGCTGGTGACGGCCATCATCGCTCTCGGCGTGCGTAACTCGGTGGGCTTAAACAACGTCCTCAACGTGGTCAACCTGGTGGTCTGGGTCTTCATGATCATCGCCggactcttcttcctctccgcCAGCAACTGGGAGGGCGGCAAATTCCTGCCCTACGGCTGGTCTGGG gtgATGCAGGGTGCAGCAACCTGCTTCTACGCCTTCATTGGCTTCGACATCATAGCAACGACCGGAGAGGAGGCGAAAAACCCAAACACCTCCATCCCGTACGCCATCACCGCCTCGCTGGTCACCTGCCTCACCGCCTACGTGTCG GTGAGCGTGATCCTGACTCTCATGGTTCCCTACGAGCTGATCGACGGCCAGGCGCCGCTCATGGAGATGTTTGCGGTGCACGGCTTCCTGTGGGGGAAGTACACCGTGGCCGTGGGCTCCATAGCCGGACTCACCGTCTCTCTGCTGGGCTCTTTGTTCCCCTTGCCCCGGGTCATCTACGCCATGGCGCGGGACGGGCTGCTGTTCAG GTTCCTGACGCAGGTGtctgcgctcacacacactcccacgGTGGCGTGCGTGGTGTCCGGGAGCTTCGCCGCCGTCCTCGCTCTGCTGGTGAGCCTCAGGGACCTGATCGAGATGATGTCCATCGGCACCCTGCTGGCCTACACTCTGGTCAGTGTGTGCGTGCTCCTGCTGCGCTACCAGCCTGACGAACAGACCGACACACACCAGTTTGACTCTGGGGAGGACGTTGGCGGCCTGAAGCTCCAGGACGACGGAGCTGCACCCACGAAGGATGAGCAGATGCTAATCGAAGGCGATGACGGATCTTCGTCTTACCACGCCGGCGGGActgaaggagaaggagatgagTCTAATTTCCACACAGGCCACGCCCCATTGTTGAAAAGGCTTCTGGGAGGTCACTACTACACCTTGCGGCTGCGGCTGGGAATGCCCGATGCGTCGGCCCGGCCCACCCCTGCCACAGGCCGCATAGTGACCCGAtgcaccctcctcctcttcatcatgtCCTTCCTCATGTGGTCCACCGTCATATTTGGCGTTGAGCAGGGGACGGGGGCCGCGGCGGTGTTTTCAGGGCTGATGGCCACAGCGATGGCGGGTTCCATGGCAAAGCTTTTAATCACGATTATACAACAGCCAGAGAGCACGCGGCGCCTGCCCTACATGGCGCCCTGCGTGCCTTTTGTCCCTGCAGCCGCCATTTTGGTCAATAGCTACCTCATGCTCAAACTGTCTCCGCTCACCTGGGCCAGGTTCACTATCTGGTGCCTCATAG GTCTGCTGATCTACGCTTGTTACGGAGTGTGGCACAGCACGCTGGAGCTGAACGCCCGCGAGCAGCAGGCGCACGCCAGCTCCTACCGATGCTATGACGACCACCTGGACGACACCTTCTCCCCCGACGACGACCTTTACCCCCAGGAGCAAGACGAGAGACCCTACCAGGGCTGGTCTGCCCCGGAGGAGAGGGGataccagcaccagcagcagcataaCCAGCACCAAGAGGAGAACCAGGAGGAAGTCCGAGAGGGGGAGCAGTATGAGGATGGTGGTGACCAGTATGGATAccagtctggaccaggaggCCAGTATACAAGCAGAGGTGGCAGGTCCAGAGGAAGGACCAATCACGGCTTTGATGCAGGCGAAGATGAGGACTGA